The following DNA comes from Streptomyces globosus.
CCCGCCTCGTACGGGGTCACCTTGAGCCGGGCCACCGCGCGGCCCGCGGCCTCGCCGGCGAGGAGGAACTCGAAGGGGACCGTGTCGTCGCGGAACACGATCTCCTCCTTGGTCTCGCCGGAGGGCGGCTCGGGCACGTCGGGCTCGCCCGCGGCGTCGCGCGCCACCCGGTCAAGGGCGCTCTGGAACACCGCGAGCGGGCCGGCCTCCGCCGTCTGGGCGACGGCGTTGCGCAGCCAGATCTCCAGCGGGACCGAGCCGTCCACGAGGCGCTCCACCCGGTTCATGGCCTCCAGGTCGGACTGCACCTGTGCGCCGGGCGCGGCCAGGACGGGCAGGACGCCCCGGTACCGGGGCATGATGCCGGCGAGCAGGAGGGGCCTCGTCGAGGGGTCGGCCAGCCCGGTCTCCAGAGCGGTGTCCCTGAGGCGGAGGATGTCCTCGCGCGGCAGGTAGGTGTCGTTCATACGGTCCAGGCCCCGTGGGAGCCGTTCCTTTCCGGTGTCGGCCGGGTCCACCGGCCGGGCGGTTCCGGGGGCGGCCGCGGCCATGGCGGCCGCCACTCCGGAGACGAGGTCGCCCCGGTCGTCGCGCAGGACGAGCAGGCGGCGGGCGAGTTCGCCGAGGGTGCCGCGGCGGCGGGCCTCCCGCAGCATCCCGGCCGTGCCTTCGCCGGCGGGTTCGGGCGCGGGTGCGGGCGGCCCGGCCCGGGCGGCATCCGGCGGGCGGCCAGGACCCCCGGGCGCACCAGGCGGTACGGTCCCACCGGGCGGCCCGGACCCGCCAGGCGCCACGGAGCCTCCAGCCTCACCGGGCTCCACCGGCGCACCGGACAGCGCAGGCCCGCCGGCTGCCACGGGCCCACCGGGCGGTCCGCCCCCGGCGGGCGGTGCGGGCGCACGCGGCGGCCCGGCTCCCGCCGGCGGCGGTGGCTGCGGGGCGGTGCCGGCGGCGTCGGCGAGGACGCGGCCCAGGGCCTCGCCGAGCCGCGGCTGCCCGGCCACGGCCAGGCGGATCGACTCCGCGAGCTGCTCCAGGGCCGCGTCGTCGGCGTCGGGCAGGCCCAGCACCTTCAGGGTGTGGTCCAGTGCGGCCGGGTCCCGGCCGGACACCTCCGCGGCGACGGCCCGTACGAGGGCGGGCTGCTGCGCCATCGCCTCGTCGGGCAGCGCCCGCAGCCGCTCGGCGAGCCTGGTCACGGCCTCCGGCCCGGCATCGGTCGCGGCGGCGAGCCGGGAGCGGGCCAGGAGGGCGCCCATCGCGTCGAAGTCGCGGCCCAGACCGGTCGCGAGGTCCTCGGCCTCCGCGAGGGCCCGGTCGGCGGCCGCCGGATCGCCGTCCTCCTCGGCGAGCCGGGCCGCGAGCAGCAGCAGGTCCAGTTCGGCGTCGGCGTCGCCCGCCTCCTCCGCCCGGTCGACCGCCCTGTCCGCCTCGGCCCTGGCCTCCGCGCGCCGGCCGAGCCGGGCCAGGGTCTCGACGAGCAGCGGGTCGAGCACGCTGCCGGGGGTCCACGGCCGGCGTTCCGCCAGCCGCGCCTCCGCCTCGCGGAGGTAGCCCTGCGCGAGCAGGTCCTCGACCTCCCGCGCGGTGATCCGCTCCCAGTCCTCCTGGTCGGCGTCGTGCAGCGGCAGCCCGGCGGTGTGCCCGCCGAGGCGGCCGTCCAGGAAGGCCGCGGACCGGGGCGCCATGTCGTCGGCGGCGCCGCCGAGGTGGCGTTCGACGCCGGGCTCCCAGCGCTCCTCGACCGTGCGGGGGTTCTCGTTGAGGCGCAGCCGGTGGTAGATCTCCTCGGCGCGGGCCTCCGCACCCGGCCGGGCGGCGTAGAACTCCACCGCGCGCCGGGCGACGCCGCGCATGAGGGCGGTGCCGGCGGTGTCGGACAGGCGCAGCATGATGGCGCGCAGGTCGGGCCGGTGGCGGATCCGGCCGGGCCCGGCGGGTTCCATCAGGTCGAGCCGGGCCAGCAGGCCGAACAGGGTCCGGGCCTGCTCCGCCGTGTCGACGCGCAGCCCGCACGGTTCGGCGAGGACGTCCCTGACCAGCTCGGGGGTGATCTTGCGCAGGGCGAGTCCGCCCTGGGCGAGGGCCCGTACGGAGGGGTTGCCGATGTGGCGCAGGATCCGGTCGTAGAGGAGCCCCTGGACGAGCATCTGGTCCACCTTGCGCAGGACCTGGCGGCGCCGGGGCAGGCTCTCCACCAGCTCGCCCAGGGCCTCCGCCCCGTCCCCGACGGTCATCGCGGCCCGTGCGGCGAGCTTCAGGCTGAGCGGGTGGCCGCCGACGCGCTCGGCGAGGGCGCGGGCGACGGCCCCGTCGTCGATCCCGCGGCTGCGCAGGAGCGCGACCGCCGCGTCGGGACCGAGTTCGCCGAGTTCGATGGCGAGGGGGTCCACGACGCGGGCGGGGTGGTCCACGGGGGCGCGTCCGGCGACGATCCACCGCAGCCGCGGGTAGACCTTCTGAAGCACCGACCACATGGCCCACAGCCGGCCGATCGCGGGGTTGGCCCGGTACTGGGCCGCCTCGAAGGAGTCGACGGCGACGACCAGCGGCGGGGCCGGGGCGCCGCCCGCCGGCGGCTGCTCCCCGGGATGCGCGGCCCCGACGGCCAGGGAGACGAGTTCGGCGACCTGCCGGACCAGCTCGGTCTCGCGGGTGCGGGCGGTGGTGTGGAACCGTTCGGCCGCGGTGCGCCCCATGCTCGACCGGGTGGAGGAGAGCCCGTACAGCTCGTCGATGGCTCCCCGCTCCTCGCGCTGGGTGCGGGCGGTCTCCTCGCACCGGCCGGCGAGGGCGTCGAAGGCGGGGCGGTGGTCGGGGTACTGGACGCCGAGCTGCCGGGCCATCTCGCCGATGAGCGTGGCCGGTTCGTGGACGGACAGGGTGGGCCGCGCGAAGTCCACGTAGGCGAAGGGGAAGGGGAAGGGGGCGGTGACGTCGTCGGGGAGGCAGTCGAGGAGGAACTTGGCCAGGAGGGTGCTCTTGCCCATGCCTCCGAGCCCGTGGATCAGCAGCGGGGGCCGTTCGGCCGGGCCGGTGCCGTCGGCTCCGTCGTCGAGGACGTACGCGCGCAGCCGGGACAGTTCGGCGGTGCGGCCGTAGAAGGCCTGCTGCTCCATCACTCCTCCAACAGGCGGCGCAGCGGCTGGAGGAGGCGCACCCGCTCCAGCAGGCGCTCGAGCTGCCCGGGGTCGGGGATCCCGGCGGTGCCGGGGATCCGGGACAGCCAGAGCACGGCCTGGTGGGCGGCGGCGAGGGCGTCCGCGTCGAGCCGCCCGGCATCCGGGGGCCGCCCGCTGAGGTAGGCGAGGGCGATGCGCTCCGGTGCCGGGCCGGCCTGCACCTGGGCGAGGTTGGCCTCCAGGCAGCGCCGGGCGGCGGCCGGCCCGGGCAGGTCGGCGAGGGCGGCCTCCCGGGTGTCGTCGCGCATGGTCCAGACGGGCGGGTTCGTGGTGAGCGTCGTGCAGTCGTCGACGAGTTCCTGCTGGGCGCGGCCGGAGGGTTCGGCTTCGCCGGGCAGGCGCAGGGTGTCCGGTTCGAAGCGGACGAGGAGGCAGGCGGCCTGCCGGTAGGCCCGGCGCTCCTCGGACGGGGCCGCTGGCTCCAGGGCGGCCGGGGCGCCGAGCTCGCGGTGCAGCAGGCCGGCGTAGTCGGCGCCGGGCGCCAGGGACCGCCAGGCGCCGACGGCGGTCTCGGCGGCCGTGCACAGCCTGCGCATGAGGCTGTCGCCGGAGGCGGGCGCCTGTGCGGCCTCCCACACCGCCGCCGCGGAGGCCGCGGCCAGGCGGAGGGCTTCCGCGGGGGGTACGGGGGCCTGGGTGAAGTACGTGCGGAAGAAGTCGTCCACGTCGTCGCGTCCGAGGATGCGGGCCGTGTCCCGGCACACGGTCTTGCGGATCTCGTACGGCAGCTGCGGCATCGTCCCGGGGTAGCCGAGCAGGACCAGCCGGGGCGCGGTGCCCTCGGGTTCGGGCCCGTGCTCGAACAGGGCCTGGGCCAGCTGGCCGATGGCGTCCCAGGCATCGGAGGTCGAGGCGAGCCGGTCGCACTCGTCGAGGATGATCCAGAAGGCCTCGGGGGCCGCGGTGGCACGGGTGACGATCTGCTGGACGGCCCATTCGTGCGCGGACAGTGGATCGTTCAACGGTGTCGGATTCAACTGCGGCGGCTCGGCCTCCGGGTTGAGGCGTGCGGCGATCTGCCGGATCAGCCGGGCGGCGGTCGTGGTGTGCGTCAGCGTCACGCGGACCGGGCGGAATCCGCAGTGCTGGCCGAGGTAGCGGATGAGGCTGTAGCTGTAGGAGCGCCCGCTGTCGGGTTCGCCGTCGACGACGAGGACGGTCTTCTCGGGGTCGGCGAGGAACTCCCTCAGCCGTTCGCGCAGCTGCGCGCGGTCGATGAACACCTCTGCGCCGTTGCGGAGCACGCCGGCGCGGAAGTGGTCCTGGTCGGAGACGTGCACGCGCTCGTCGTCGGCGATCCTGACCCGGAGGGCGAGGACCTGCGGCTGGAACTGGCTGGTGAGTTCGTCGAGGGTGAGCAGGACGTCGAGGAGGAAGAGCTGGGCGGTGATGCTCTGCCGCACGGCCCGGACCAGGGCGGCGGCGTTGTCCCCGGCCTTGGCGGTGAGGCTGAGCGAGCCGATGAACGCGGGCGGGTACCCGGCCTGCCGGAGGCGGTCGTGGGGGTCGGGGGTGTCCAGGAGGTAGTCCCGCACCCAGGCGGTGACCACGCCCCATTCGGTGTCGGTGAGCGGCATTGCGCACCTGCCCGTCCGCCCGTGGGGCGGCCGACGGATCCACTGGTGGTATCTGTCATGGTTTCACCCGCTTCATCAGGGTGCAAGGCCGGGGTTCGGGGCCGGGGTGCAGGGCCGGGGAGCCGAGGGTGCGGACCTGCTCCGGCGCGGGGCGGTCGGCGCCCGGGTGGCCGGGGGCCGGTTGGTCGCAGCCGTTGCTCCGCCCGCATGCCGCGCGGGCGGACTCACACGGCCGCGTCCGGTCGGGACATCCGCTGCGGTGGCGGCCCCGGCCGGTACGTCGTTCGGCCGCCCGCCGCTCCCCCGGCGGGTGCCGGTCCCGATCGGGCGGCACCGGCCTCCGCCGGGTTCGCGGGGAGCCGCGCCGCGGAACCATCCCCGAGGCATCCCGCCCCTGCACCGATCCCCGAGGAGGACCCCGTGCCCGCAGGACTCTCCGTCCACGTAGGACTCAACAGCGTCGACCCCGCCGCGTACGGCGGGTGGGACGGCCGGCTGCTGGCGTGCGAGAACGACGCGCGCGACATGGCGGCGGTCGCCCGGGCCGCCGGCTTCGAGCCGACGGTGCTGCTCACCCCCGAGGGCACCGTGGACCGCGTCACGGCCGAGCTGCGCAAGGCCGCGGGGCGGCTGGACGACGGTGACATCCTGCTGTTCACGTACTCCGGCCACGGCGGCCAGGTCCCCGACGAGGAGGGCGACGAGCCGGACGCCCTCGACGAGACCCTCGTCCTCTTCGACCGCCAGTTCCTCGACGACGAGCTGCACCGGGAGTTCCGCCGCTTCTCCCCCGGCGTGCGGATCTTCTGCCTGCTGGACTGCTGCCACAGCGGGACGGCCACCGAGGCCGCCTCGCAGTCCGGCGGCGAGGGGGGTGCGGCGGTCCGCGTCATGCCCGCCGTACGCCAGCAGCAGCTCTTCGAACGCGACCGGGAGTTCTACCAGGAGCTCCAGCGCGAGCTGCGCAAGAACGGGGTGGACGGCGAGCCCGGCACCCTGCTGATCTCCGCCTGCCAGGACGACCAGTTCGCCCTCGACGGCCGGGTGAACGGCGCGTTCACCGAAGCCCTGCTGCGCGTGTGGGACGCGGGGGCCTTCTCCGGCGCCTACCGGGACTTCCACCGGGCCATCCGGGAGCGGCTGCCGCGCACGCAGGTGCCCAACCTGCACACCACCGGCAGCCCGTCGCCGGAGTTCCTCGGGCAGAAGCCCTTCACCGTCTGATCCGCCGCCGCGCGGACCGTGACTTCCGGCGCGGCCCGTCGTTGGTCACGGTGGTCAAGCGAAGTGCACCCGTGACGTCCCGGGCCCCCGCGGGGGTCCGGGACTTTGCGTTGGCCGCCGGACTCCGGCGCGCCGGGACCCCGTCGCGGGGAGAACTCGCTGGTCCGGGCGGCGCGGGGCTGACAGACTGGCGGCTTCGCACACCGGAGGAGGACACATGGCACAGGAGTCGGACGCGCCGCAGGACGAGTCGCCCGCCGAGGAGGCCAAGCGCAGGTTCCGCGAGGCCCTGGAGCGCAACGCGCGCAACGCGCGGGCCCAGCAGGCCCACCAGAGCCGGACGAAGATCCAGGGCATCAGCTCCGGGGCAGGCGGCGGGCAGAAGCGGACCCGCCGCAAGGCCGGCTGACCGGCCCGCCCGAGCGCGCGCTGGGCCACATGGGTGACAGGCGATAACCCCCGGCGGGAACGGCAGTTGATCAGCTCGTCCCGCCGGGGACCACCATCCATGCGACAGCGCGACAGAAGGATCCTCCTCATGCTCAAGAAGCTCATGGCCACGACCGCCGCCACCGCAGCCGTGCTGGGCGCCGGTGCCGCGGCCGCCTCCCCGGCGATGGCCATCGGCAACGACAACGGCGTCAACACCGTCAACGGCAACGACTCCGCGCAGATCTACGGCAACCAGGAGACCAAGGGCGCGATGAGCCCCCAGCTGGGCCTGGTCCAGGGCTCGCTGAACAAGCTCTGCGTCGGCCTGCCCGCCAAGGTCAACGCCCAGTCGCTGATCGGCGCCCTCAACATCGGCGTCCAGGACATCAACGTCCTGTCCAACCCGATGAACCAGCAGTGCGCCGAGAACTCCACCCAGGCCAAGGGCGACGAGTCCCTCTCCCACATCCTGGACAACATCCCGGTCCTCTCCGGCAACCTCTCCGCCGGCAGCTGAACCCTCCGGGCGCGGCCGCGGCGCCGCTCCCCCCGCACGGCAGGCAGGGCCCGTACGCGCCACCCCGCGTACGGGCCCTGCCCGTTGCCGCGCCCGGGCCCGGTCCGCGCTACCACCCTGCCCCCAACTTGGTCTAGACCTTGACAGGTCCATACCAGTTCGCTTGGCTGGGGGCAGTGCCGCCCCACCGGCAATTCCCCCCGCCCAAGGAGAAGTTGCGTGATACGTCCGCTGCGCCGTCGCGCCCTCGCCCTCGCCGCCGCCGCGGCCGCCGCCCTCGGCATCGCCGCGGCCCTGCCCGCCTCCCCGGCCGCCGCCGCACCGGCCTGCGCCACCGCCTGGGCCTCCTCCGCCGTCTACACCGGGGGCTCGACCGCCTCGCACAACGGCCGCAACTGGCAGGCCAAGTGGTGGACCCAGGGCGAGACGCCCGGCACCACCGGCCAGTGGGGCGTCTGGTCCGACCAGGGGGCCTGCGGCACCGGCGGCGGTACGGACCCGGACCCGGGCACCGATCCGTCCGGGTTCGTCGTCACCGAGGACCAGTTCAACCGCATGTTCCCGAACCGGAACCCCTTCTACACCTACCGCGGCCTCGTGGCGGCCCTGTCCGCCTACCCGGGCTTCGCCAACACGGGCGACGACACCACCAGGCGCCGGGAGGCCGCCGCCTTCCTCGCGAACGTCTCGCACGAAACAGGCGGGCTCGTCCACATCGTCGAGCAGAACACCGCGAACTACCCGCACTACTGCGACGCCGCCCGGCCCTACGGCTGCCCCGCCGGCCAGGCCGCCTACTACGGCCGCGGACCCATCCAGCTCAGCTGGAACTTCAACTACAAGGCGGCCGGCGACGCCCTCGGCATCAACCTGCTGGGCGACCCCTACCTGGTCGAGCGGGACCCGGCCGTCGCCATGAAGACCGCCCTGTGGTACTGGAACACCCAGAACGGCCCCGGCACCATGACCGCGCACGCCGCCATGACGAACGGCTCCGGCTTCGGCGAGACGATCCGCTCCATCAACGGCGCCCTGGAGTGCAACGGCGGCAACCCCGCCCAGGTCCAGAGCCGCGTGAACGCCTACCGGAACTTCACCGAGATGCTCGGCACCACCCCCGGGCCGAACCTCACCTGCTGACCGGGCCGGGCCCGACCGGCCCGCCCCGCCCGCCCGGAGAGGGCCCCCGCGGCGCAGCCCGCGCTCAGGGGGCCCTCAGGGCCGTCGCAAGCTGCGCCCGCGAGCGCAC
Coding sequences within:
- a CDS encoding rodlin, with amino-acid sequence MLKKLMATTAATAAVLGAGAAAASPAMAIGNDNGVNTVNGNDSAQIYGNQETKGAMSPQLGLVQGSLNKLCVGLPAKVNAQSLIGALNIGVQDINVLSNPMNQQCAENSTQAKGDESLSHILDNIPVLSGNLSAGS
- a CDS encoding trypsin-like peptidase domain-containing protein encodes the protein MEQQAFYGRTAELSRLRAYVLDDGADGTGPAERPPLLIHGLGGMGKSTLLAKFLLDCLPDDVTAPFPFPFAYVDFARPTLSVHEPATLIGEMARQLGVQYPDHRPAFDALAGRCEETARTQREERGAIDELYGLSSTRSSMGRTAAERFHTTARTRETELVRQVAELVSLAVGAAHPGEQPPAGGAPAPPLVVAVDSFEAAQYRANPAIGRLWAMWSVLQKVYPRLRWIVAGRAPVDHPARVVDPLAIELGELGPDAAVALLRSRGIDDGAVARALAERVGGHPLSLKLAARAAMTVGDGAEALGELVESLPRRRQVLRKVDQMLVQGLLYDRILRHIGNPSVRALAQGGLALRKITPELVRDVLAEPCGLRVDTAEQARTLFGLLARLDLMEPAGPGRIRHRPDLRAIMLRLSDTAGTALMRGVARRAVEFYAARPGAEARAEEIYHRLRLNENPRTVEERWEPGVERHLGGAADDMAPRSAAFLDGRLGGHTAGLPLHDADQEDWERITAREVEDLLAQGYLREAEARLAERRPWTPGSVLDPLLVETLARLGRRAEARAEADRAVDRAEEAGDADAELDLLLLAARLAEEDGDPAAADRALAEAEDLATGLGRDFDAMGALLARSRLAAATDAGPEAVTRLAERLRALPDEAMAQQPALVRAVAAEVSGRDPAALDHTLKVLGLPDADDAALEQLAESIRLAVAGQPRLGEALGRVLADAAGTAPQPPPPAGAGPPRAPAPPAGGGPPGGPVAAGGPALSGAPVEPGEAGGSVAPGGSGPPGGTVPPGAPGGPGRPPDAARAGPPAPAPEPAGEGTAGMLREARRRGTLGELARRLLVLRDDRGDLVSGVAAAMAAAAPGTARPVDPADTGKERLPRGLDRMNDTYLPREDILRLRDTALETGLADPSTRPLLLAGIMPRYRGVLPVLAAPGAQVQSDLEAMNRVERLVDGSVPLEIWLRNAVAQTAEAGPLAVFQSALDRVARDAAGEPDVPEPPSGETKEEIVFRDDTVPFEFLLAGEAAGRAVARLKVTPYEAGAPLGPGGYPHAGTGWLIAPGLLVTNHHVVNARTRTAAGRAPVDPGDLALQARNTRCRFDYGADAAAGATPPDEAAVAELLAWDEDLDYAVLRLADGPPREPLRIAADPLAVTPQEPVPVNIIQHPGGEPKRVALRNNLVYEADAKDVRYFTDTRGGSSGSPVLTDDWTVVALHRGTRRVEDVLYQGKTTAFVNVGTQISTIMQHLAEHSPAVHREIADAQALIGGRRPAEVV
- a CDS encoding DUF5302 domain-containing protein, producing the protein MAQESDAPQDESPAEEAKRRFREALERNARNARAQQAHQSRTKIQGISSGAGGGQKRTRRKAG
- a CDS encoding glycoside hydrolase family 19 protein, giving the protein MRRRALALAAAAAAALGIAAALPASPAAAAPACATAWASSAVYTGGSTASHNGRNWQAKWWTQGETPGTTGQWGVWSDQGACGTGGGTDPDPGTDPSGFVVTEDQFNRMFPNRNPFYTYRGLVAALSAYPGFANTGDDTTRRREAAAFLANVSHETGGLVHIVEQNTANYPHYCDAARPYGCPAGQAAYYGRGPIQLSWNFNYKAAGDALGINLLGDPYLVERDPAVAMKTALWYWNTQNGPGTMTAHAAMTNGSGFGETIRSINGALECNGGNPAQVQSRVNAYRNFTEMLGTTPGPNLTC
- a CDS encoding caspase family protein; the protein is MPAGLSVHVGLNSVDPAAYGGWDGRLLACENDARDMAAVARAAGFEPTVLLTPEGTVDRVTAELRKAAGRLDDGDILLFTYSGHGGQVPDEEGDEPDALDETLVLFDRQFLDDELHREFRRFSPGVRIFCLLDCCHSGTATEAASQSGGEGGAAVRVMPAVRQQQLFERDREFYQELQRELRKNGVDGEPGTLLISACQDDQFALDGRVNGAFTEALLRVWDAGAFSGAYRDFHRAIRERLPRTQVPNLHTTGSPSPEFLGQKPFTV
- a CDS encoding ATP-binding protein, with amino-acid sequence MPLTDTEWGVVTAWVRDYLLDTPDPHDRLRQAGYPPAFIGSLSLTAKAGDNAAALVRAVRQSITAQLFLLDVLLTLDELTSQFQPQVLALRVRIADDERVHVSDQDHFRAGVLRNGAEVFIDRAQLRERLREFLADPEKTVLVVDGEPDSGRSYSYSLIRYLGQHCGFRPVRVTLTHTTTAARLIRQIAARLNPEAEPPQLNPTPLNDPLSAHEWAVQQIVTRATAAPEAFWIILDECDRLASTSDAWDAIGQLAQALFEHGPEPEGTAPRLVLLGYPGTMPQLPYEIRKTVCRDTARILGRDDVDDFFRTYFTQAPVPPAEALRLAAASAAAVWEAAQAPASGDSLMRRLCTAAETAVGAWRSLAPGADYAGLLHRELGAPAALEPAAPSEERRAYRQAACLLVRFEPDTLRLPGEAEPSGRAQQELVDDCTTLTTNPPVWTMRDDTREAALADLPGPAAARRCLEANLAQVQAGPAPERIALAYLSGRPPDAGRLDADALAAAHQAVLWLSRIPGTAGIPDPGQLERLLERVRLLQPLRRLLEE